A single window of Nocardioides kongjuensis DNA harbors:
- the cobO gene encoding cob(I)yrinic acid a,c-diamide adenosyltransferase — translation MPEGQPLVVPDDGLTTRQRRNRPLVMVHTGDGKGKSTAAFGLALRGWNQGWDIGVFQFVKSAKWRLGEQTAFEKLPPGNGTVEWHKMGSGWSWSRKAGSEEDHAADAAEGWAEIKRRIAAEQHDLYLLDEFTYPINWGWVDVDDVVETLANRPGHQHVVITGRRADPKLVELADLVTEMTKVKHPMDVGQKGQKGIEW, via the coding sequence ATGCCTGAGGGCCAGCCGCTCGTCGTACCGGACGACGGGCTCACCACCCGCCAGCGCCGCAACCGGCCGCTCGTGATGGTGCACACCGGCGACGGCAAGGGGAAGTCGACCGCGGCCTTCGGGCTCGCGCTGCGCGGCTGGAACCAGGGCTGGGACATCGGGGTGTTCCAGTTCGTGAAGTCCGCGAAGTGGCGCCTCGGCGAGCAGACCGCGTTCGAGAAGCTGCCCCCGGGCAACGGCACCGTCGAGTGGCACAAGATGGGCTCGGGCTGGTCGTGGTCGCGCAAGGCCGGGTCCGAGGAGGACCACGCCGCCGACGCCGCCGAGGGCTGGGCGGAGATCAAGCGGCGGATCGCGGCCGAGCAGCACGACCTGTACCTGCTCGACGAGTTCACCTACCCGATCAACTGGGGCTGGGTGGACGTCGACGACGTCGTGGAGACGCTCGCGAACCGTCCGGGCCACCAGCACGTCGTGATCACCGGCCGCCGGGCCGACCCCAAGCTGGTCGAGCTCGCCGACCTGGTCACCGAGATGACCAAGGTCAAGCACCCGATGGACGTCGGCCAGAAGGGCCAGAAGGGCATCGAGTGGTGA
- the bluB gene encoding 5,6-dimethylbenzimidazole synthase produces the protein MSTTTTDLYDVIGRRRDVRAEFTGAPVPDDVLHRVLDAAHRAPSVGMTQPWDFVLVRDPALRRTFRDHVATERDTFAASLPPERRTTFDRIKVEGICESSLGVVVTHSQARGGTHVLGRHAIADAGLYSTVLAIQNLWLAATAEGLGLGWVSFYRESFLQELLGIPADVRPVAWLCLGTVSHLETVPDLERHGWRSRRPLADAIHEDTWQAREDDHA, from the coding sequence ATGAGCACCACGACCACCGACCTGTACGACGTCATCGGCCGCCGCCGCGACGTCCGGGCCGAGTTCACCGGCGCGCCCGTGCCCGACGACGTGCTGCACCGGGTCCTCGATGCCGCGCACCGCGCCCCGAGCGTCGGCATGACGCAGCCGTGGGACTTCGTGCTGGTGCGCGACCCCGCGCTGCGGCGCACCTTCCGCGACCACGTGGCCACCGAGCGCGACACCTTCGCCGCCTCGCTGCCGCCCGAGCGGCGCACGACCTTCGACAGGATCAAGGTCGAGGGGATCTGCGAGTCGTCGCTGGGCGTCGTGGTCACCCACAGCCAGGCGCGCGGCGGCACCCACGTGCTCGGCCGGCACGCGATCGCCGACGCCGGCCTCTACTCGACGGTGCTGGCGATCCAGAACCTCTGGCTCGCCGCGACCGCCGAGGGCCTCGGCCTGGGCTGGGTGTCCTTCTACCGGGAGTCCTTCCTGCAGGAGCTGTTGGGGATCCCGGCCGACGTACGCCCGGTCGCGTGGCTGTGCCTCGGCACCGTCAGCCACCTCGAGACCGTGCCCGACCTCGAGCGGCACGGCTGGCGCTCGCGCCGCCCGCTCGCCGACGCCATCCACGAAGACACCTGGCAAGCAAGGGAGGACGACCATGCCTGA
- a CDS encoding HYR domain-containing protein, with protein sequence MRVRPSSTLARAASAGLLTLGVSAAATVAAVGDPGVSPQHYTDALAPGASVTITKTVETPPIPPNPDIVFLADTTTSMTASIGNVQANATSIVSQILAAQPSARFAVADYKDTDDATGYFLLRQQLTGDTTAVTNGINAWTPLSGGGSDAAEDWVGALAQVPGSIDFRADGSPIVVMFGDSSSHDPSAGQSLASATAALQAAGIRVIAIAVPGADGYLWNGLDSAGQASYVTSQTGGTLTNADPGEVSDVILSQLQNLPAEVTHEVACDPGVTVTLSPGSRNVTSGATTTFDETITLAGDAPQGQTVSCTVSFKINGAVPGPEFVQSVDIAVKDVTPPDVTVESKTVEATSPAGAVVSYDASALDNVDGPLTPTCVPPSGSQFPLGSTTVSCEATDAAGNTGHGSGTIEVVDTTPPSVTCAESTNPGGTVPKAGGTRPNPQGQNQDGFYRLDATDVVDTDPDVYLRDTGSGHVWGPFASGQRIKYTQAASGPRQSSMAGGITHLTGTGDAELYAVDFSGNAAAPVACLVPAPPK encoded by the coding sequence ATGCGTGTTCGACCCTCCAGCACCCTGGCCCGGGCGGCCTCGGCCGGCCTGCTCACGCTCGGCGTGAGCGCGGCCGCGACCGTCGCAGCCGTCGGCGACCCGGGCGTCAGCCCGCAGCACTACACCGACGCGCTCGCTCCGGGCGCCTCGGTGACGATCACCAAGACGGTGGAGACACCGCCCATCCCACCGAACCCCGACATCGTGTTCCTGGCGGACACGACCACCAGCATGACCGCGAGCATCGGCAACGTGCAGGCCAACGCCACCAGCATCGTCAGCCAGATCCTCGCGGCCCAGCCCAGCGCCCGGTTCGCCGTCGCCGACTACAAGGACACCGACGACGCGACCGGGTACTTCCTGCTGCGCCAGCAGCTGACCGGCGACACCACGGCGGTGACCAACGGGATCAACGCGTGGACGCCGCTCTCGGGCGGCGGCAGCGACGCGGCCGAGGACTGGGTCGGCGCCCTGGCGCAGGTGCCGGGCTCGATCGACTTCCGGGCCGACGGCTCCCCGATCGTCGTCATGTTCGGCGACTCGAGCAGCCACGACCCGTCGGCCGGCCAGTCCCTGGCCTCCGCGACGGCAGCCCTGCAGGCGGCCGGCATCCGGGTGATCGCGATCGCGGTCCCCGGCGCCGACGGCTACCTGTGGAACGGCCTCGACTCGGCCGGGCAGGCGTCGTACGTCACCTCGCAGACGGGCGGCACCCTCACCAACGCCGACCCCGGCGAGGTCTCGGACGTGATCCTCAGCCAGCTGCAGAACCTGCCGGCCGAGGTCACCCACGAGGTCGCCTGCGACCCGGGCGTGACGGTCACGCTGTCGCCCGGCTCGCGCAACGTCACCAGTGGCGCGACCACGACCTTCGACGAGACCATCACCCTCGCCGGTGATGCACCGCAGGGCCAGACCGTGTCGTGCACGGTGTCGTTCAAGATCAACGGCGCGGTCCCCGGCCCGGAGTTCGTGCAGAGCGTCGACATCGCCGTCAAGGACGTCACGCCCCCGGACGTGACTGTCGAGAGCAAGACCGTCGAGGCCACCAGCCCCGCCGGCGCCGTCGTGTCGTACGACGCCAGCGCGCTCGACAACGTCGACGGACCGCTCACCCCGACCTGCGTGCCGCCCTCCGGCTCGCAGTTCCCGCTCGGCAGCACCACCGTGAGCTGCGAGGCCACGGACGCCGCCGGCAACACCGGCCACGGCTCGGGCACGATCGAGGTCGTCGACACCACCCCGCCGAGCGTCACCTGCGCCGAGTCGACCAACCCGGGCGGCACCGTGCCCAAGGCCGGCGGCACACGGCCGAACCCGCAGGGCCAGAACCAGGACGGGTTCTACCGGCTCGACGCCACCGATGTCGTCGACACCGACCCTGACGTCTACCTGCGCGACACCGGCAGCGGCCACGTCTGGGGCCCGTTCGCCAGCGGCCAGCGGATCAAGTACACCCAGGCCGCGTCCGGTCCCCGGCAGTCGTCGATGGCCGGTGGCATCACGCACCTGACCGGGACGGGTGACGCGGAGCTGTACGCCGTGGACTTCTCGGGCAACGCGGCCGCCCCGGTGGCCTGCCTGGTCCCGGCCCCGCCGAAGTAG
- a CDS encoding NAD(P)H-binding protein: MSLVVTGATGHLGRHVVASLLTKGVPADQVVALGRDEERLAGLADLGVTTRKVDYADAEALAAAFAGADRVLLISGSEVGQRLPQHQNVIDAAKAAGVTLLAYTSIPHADTSGIALAAEHAATEKAILASGLPHTFLRNSWYLENYTDQLATYAAHGVVGAAGDGRVSAATRADFAEAAAAALLLEQPKPVYELGGAAFSLKELAATVGEVLDKDVTYTDLPADELTKVLVGAGLPEQFAAVLADADLGLGRGELYVEPTDLEELLGRPATSLADALRAAL; this comes from the coding sequence ATGTCCCTCGTCGTCACCGGCGCCACCGGCCACCTCGGCCGCCACGTCGTCGCCTCCCTCCTCACCAAGGGCGTCCCCGCCGACCAGGTCGTCGCGCTGGGCCGCGACGAGGAGCGGCTCGCCGGCCTCGCCGACCTCGGCGTCACCACCCGCAAGGTCGACTACGCCGACGCCGAGGCCCTCGCCGCCGCCTTCGCCGGCGCGGACCGGGTGCTGCTCATCTCGGGCAGCGAGGTCGGCCAGCGCCTCCCCCAGCACCAGAACGTCATCGACGCCGCGAAGGCTGCCGGCGTCACCCTGCTGGCCTACACGAGCATCCCCCACGCCGACACCTCGGGCATCGCGCTGGCCGCCGAGCACGCGGCGACCGAGAAGGCGATCCTCGCCTCCGGCCTGCCGCACACCTTCCTGCGCAACAGCTGGTACCTCGAGAACTACACCGACCAGCTCGCGACGTACGCCGCGCACGGCGTCGTCGGTGCAGCCGGTGACGGCCGGGTCAGCGCCGCCACCCGCGCCGACTTCGCCGAGGCCGCGGCCGCCGCACTCCTGCTCGAGCAGCCGAAGCCGGTCTACGAGCTCGGCGGCGCCGCGTTCAGCCTCAAGGAGCTCGCCGCCACCGTCGGCGAGGTCCTCGACAAGGACGTCACCTACACCGACCTCCCGGCCGACGAGCTGACGAAGGTCCTGGTGGGCGCCGGCCTGCCGGAGCAGTTCGCGGCCGTCCTCGCCGACGCCGACCTCGGTCTGGGCCGCGGCGAGCTGTACGTCGAGCCGACCGACCTCGAGGAGCTGCTGGGCCGCCCGGCGACCTCGCTCGCGGACGCCCTGCGCGCCGCGCTCTGA
- a CDS encoding CbtA family protein: MGTVPRDRSVLSPAAFLIRGLAVGLVAGLIAFVVAFALGEPYVDDAIALEESAAAQPSEGHAGHTEHAEEPAGQDGMVEISRENQKSWGLLTGTLAIGAALGGLAALAAAAVLGRLGSLSARGSTALVVLIGFVAVTLVPFTKYPATPPAVGSGETIGGRTASYFGLLLVSVLAAIAVVVLANRLRTRYDGWTATFVAAGVYVAVVSVAGYLLPTVNELGDFPADTLWYFRRSSLITLAALWAGIGVGLTVLVGRLHDRAAADLARRQLAASL; this comes from the coding sequence ATGGGCACCGTTCCCAGGGACAGGTCTGTCCTCAGCCCGGCTGCCTTCCTCATCCGCGGGCTCGCGGTGGGCCTGGTCGCCGGCCTGATCGCCTTCGTCGTCGCGTTCGCCCTCGGTGAGCCGTACGTCGACGACGCCATCGCGCTCGAGGAGTCGGCTGCCGCGCAGCCGAGCGAGGGCCACGCCGGGCACACCGAGCACGCCGAGGAGCCGGCCGGCCAGGACGGCATGGTCGAGATCTCGCGCGAGAACCAGAAGAGCTGGGGCCTGCTGACCGGCACCCTCGCCATCGGCGCGGCCCTCGGCGGTCTCGCAGCGCTGGCGGCCGCCGCCGTGCTCGGCCGGCTCGGCAGCCTCTCGGCACGCGGGTCCACCGCGCTGGTGGTGCTGATCGGCTTCGTCGCGGTCACGCTCGTGCCGTTCACGAAGTACCCCGCCACACCACCGGCGGTCGGCAGCGGCGAGACGATCGGCGGCCGCACGGCGTCGTACTTCGGGCTGCTGCTGGTCTCCGTGCTCGCCGCGATCGCGGTGGTCGTGCTGGCCAACCGACTGCGCACCAGGTACGACGGCTGGACGGCCACCTTCGTCGCCGCCGGGGTCTACGTGGCGGTCGTGTCGGTCGCCGGGTACCTGCTGCCGACGGTCAACGAGCTCGGCGACTTCCCGGCCGACACGCTCTGGTACTTCCGCCGCTCCTCGTTGATCACCCTCGCCGCGCTGTGGGCGGGCATCGGCGTCGGCCTGACCGTCCTGGTCGGCCGGCTCCACGACCGAGCGGCGGCGGACCTCGCCCGCCGCCAGCTCGCCGCCAGCCTGTGA
- a CDS encoding winged helix-turn-helix transcriptional regulator, whose amino-acid sequence MAESTDTIFEQFPGGVFPAACSSRVLLDHVMSKWGVLVLVSLTDGPQRWSDLRRRAQGISEKMLAQTLKTLEADGLVHREQQPVMPPRVDYSLTPLGEDLAEVLVPLLRWVGRNADAIIGPATT is encoded by the coding sequence GTGGCAGAAAGTACCGACACGATCTTCGAGCAGTTCCCGGGCGGGGTGTTCCCCGCGGCCTGCTCGAGCCGGGTGCTGCTCGACCACGTGATGAGCAAGTGGGGCGTGCTCGTCCTGGTCTCGCTCACCGACGGTCCGCAGCGCTGGAGCGACCTGCGCCGCCGGGCCCAGGGGATCAGCGAGAAGATGCTCGCCCAGACCCTGAAGACCCTCGAGGCCGACGGCCTGGTGCACCGCGAGCAGCAGCCGGTGATGCCGCCGCGCGTCGACTACAGCCTCACCCCGCTCGGCGAGGACCTCGCCGAGGTGCTGGTGCCGCTGCTGCGCTGGGTCGGTCGCAACGCCGACGCGATCATCGGGCCGGCCACGACGTGA
- a CDS encoding CbtB-domain containing protein, with the protein MSQSTATPIAAPAVQVPVVPLLQLGTWVVFFGLLAMLAIFFVSADQGAISLPAGNAVHEWVHDARHLLGYPCH; encoded by the coding sequence ATGTCGCAGTCCACTGCCACCCCCATCGCCGCGCCGGCCGTCCAGGTCCCGGTCGTCCCGCTGCTGCAGCTCGGCACCTGGGTCGTCTTCTTCGGCCTGCTCGCCATGCTGGCGATCTTCTTCGTGAGCGCCGACCAGGGTGCGATCTCGCTCCCCGCCGGCAACGCCGTGCACGAGTGGGTCCACGACGCCCGCCACCTCCTCGGCTACCCCTGCCACTGA
- a CDS encoding cobalamin biosynthesis protein: protein MTVPSAAGLVLGYAADRLLADPRRGHPVAGFGQVAAALERATWRDERTAGVLYAGSLVGGAVVLGLVAQRALPGPLPRTILTAAATWAVLGGTSLDREAAEVGRLLAEGDLPRARQQLTHLVGRDTTRLDEAEVVRATLESLAENTSDAVVAPLVWGAVAGVPGLLGYRAANTLDAMVGHRSARYERFGWAAARIDDLLNLPGSRLTAVLGTVLGPDPRGAWRAWRRDAAGHPSPNAGPVEAAFAGALGIRLGGTNDYGGRIEHRALMGDGPAPDRAGLEQARVLARRIGTAAALTAAGVALLRRS from the coding sequence GTGACCGTCCCCTCGGCTGCGGGGCTGGTGCTCGGGTACGCCGCGGACCGGCTCCTCGCCGATCCGCGGCGTGGTCATCCCGTCGCCGGGTTCGGGCAGGTCGCCGCGGCCCTGGAGCGTGCGACCTGGCGCGACGAGCGCACCGCCGGCGTGCTGTACGCCGGCAGCCTGGTCGGTGGCGCCGTCGTGCTCGGCCTCGTCGCGCAGCGCGCACTGCCCGGCCCGCTGCCCCGAACGATCCTCACCGCGGCGGCCACCTGGGCGGTGCTCGGCGGCACCTCCCTCGACCGCGAGGCCGCGGAGGTCGGCCGCCTGCTCGCCGAGGGCGACCTGCCGCGGGCCCGACAGCAGCTGACCCACCTCGTGGGGCGCGACACCACCCGGCTCGACGAGGCCGAGGTGGTCCGGGCGACCCTGGAGTCGCTGGCGGAGAACACCTCCGACGCGGTGGTCGCGCCGCTCGTGTGGGGAGCCGTGGCCGGCGTACCAGGGCTGCTGGGGTACCGCGCCGCCAACACCCTCGACGCGATGGTCGGGCACCGCAGCGCCCGCTACGAGCGCTTCGGCTGGGCGGCCGCACGCATCGACGACCTGCTCAACCTGCCCGGCTCGCGGCTCACGGCCGTGCTCGGCACCGTGCTCGGCCCCGACCCGCGGGGAGCGTGGCGGGCCTGGCGCCGCGACGCCGCCGGTCACCCCAGCCCCAACGCCGGTCCGGTCGAGGCCGCCTTCGCCGGAGCGCTCGGCATCCGGCTCGGGGGCACCAACGACTACGGCGGCCGGATCGAGCACCGGGCGCTGATGGGCGACGGGCCCGCACCCGACCGGGCCGGCCTCGAGCAGGCCCGGGTGCTGGCCCGGCGGATCGGCACCGCGGCCGCACTGACCGCGGCGGGCGTCGCCCTGCTCCGACGCAGCTGA
- a CDS encoding VWA domain-containing protein gives MTSPQIQHFPFSAVVGADGPDGPDPMALALILTTIAPEVGGVLVRGEKGTAKSTIVRALAAVLPPVEDRPVPLVELPIGATEDRVTGSINLESALAEGRAEYEPGLLAKAHRGILYVDEVNLLHDHLVDLLLDAAAMGRATVERDGVSMTHEARFVLVGTMNPEEGELRPQLLDRFGLTVEVAAPRDPALRAEVVRRRMAYDADPAGFAARYADAEAALQARIASARSLVGEVRLTDAGLLKIAEVCAAFDVDGLRADIVTARTAVAHAAWSGRSQVTLDDIRVAARLALPHRRRRKPFDAPGLDEDLLDQVLGDDLPPEPDGPDDGPEPEPQGPAADGDGAADDGDGDPADAPADAPADAPASAPPTDGDGTGTAPSNVAATAAAYRTRLLTVRGVGAGTAGRRSRARTSNGRRIGATTPTAAGGAIHLTETIRAAVRHQVARGRTGGRLLLEPADLRVAVREGRESNLVLFCVDASGSMAARRRMEQVKTAVLSLLLDAYQRRDKVGLVTFRGAEAEVALPPTHSVDAAAQRLEDLPAGGRTPLAEGLLEAAHLLAVERTRDPQRRALLVVVTDGRATAGADAVVRSRMAAGLLAEAGIASVVVDCESGPMRMGLAATLAEHLGAEHVPIGEVSAEALVDVTRRAA, from the coding sequence ATGACCTCCCCCCAGATCCAGCACTTCCCCTTCAGCGCCGTGGTCGGCGCCGACGGCCCGGACGGACCGGACCCGATGGCCCTGGCCCTGATCCTCACCACGATCGCTCCCGAGGTCGGCGGCGTGCTGGTGCGCGGCGAGAAGGGCACGGCCAAGTCGACGATCGTGCGCGCCCTGGCCGCCGTGCTGCCGCCCGTCGAGGACCGGCCGGTCCCGCTCGTGGAGCTGCCGATCGGCGCGACGGAGGACCGGGTCACCGGCTCCATCAACCTCGAGAGCGCGCTGGCGGAGGGCAGGGCCGAGTACGAGCCCGGCCTGCTGGCCAAGGCCCACCGCGGGATCCTGTACGTCGACGAGGTCAACCTGCTCCACGACCACCTGGTCGACCTGCTCCTCGACGCGGCCGCGATGGGCCGGGCGACCGTCGAGCGCGACGGGGTCTCGATGACCCACGAGGCGCGGTTCGTGCTGGTCGGCACGATGAACCCCGAGGAGGGCGAGCTGCGCCCGCAGCTGCTCGACCGGTTCGGCCTGACCGTCGAGGTCGCCGCCCCGCGCGACCCGGCCCTGCGGGCCGAGGTGGTCCGCCGACGGATGGCGTACGACGCCGACCCGGCCGGGTTCGCCGCCCGGTACGCCGACGCGGAGGCCGCGCTGCAGGCGCGGATCGCGTCGGCGCGGAGCCTGGTCGGCGAGGTCCGGCTCACCGACGCCGGACTGCTCAAGATCGCCGAGGTGTGCGCGGCGTTCGACGTCGACGGCCTGCGCGCCGACATCGTCACCGCCCGCACCGCGGTCGCCCACGCGGCCTGGTCCGGCCGCTCGCAGGTGACGCTCGACGACATCCGGGTCGCGGCCCGGCTGGCGCTGCCGCACCGGCGCCGGCGCAAGCCGTTCGACGCGCCCGGACTGGACGAGGACCTGCTCGACCAGGTGCTCGGCGACGACCTGCCGCCGGAGCCGGACGGCCCCGACGACGGGCCCGAGCCGGAGCCCCAGGGCCCCGCCGCCGACGGGGACGGCGCAGCCGACGACGGCGACGGCGATCCGGCCGACGCACCCGCCGACGCACCCGCCGACGCACCCGCCAGTGCGCCGCCGACGGATGGCGACGGCACGGGCACCGCGCCGAGCAACGTCGCGGCCACCGCGGCGGCGTACCGCACCCGGCTGCTCACCGTCCGCGGCGTCGGCGCCGGCACCGCCGGACGGCGCAGCCGGGCCCGCACCAGCAACGGCCGCCGGATCGGCGCGACCACCCCGACCGCCGCGGGCGGTGCGATCCACCTCACCGAGACCATCCGGGCGGCCGTGCGCCACCAGGTCGCACGTGGGCGGACCGGGGGTCGGCTGCTGCTGGAGCCGGCCGACCTGCGGGTCGCCGTGCGCGAGGGACGGGAGTCGAACCTCGTCCTGTTCTGCGTCGACGCCTCGGGGTCGATGGCCGCGCGGCGCCGGATGGAGCAGGTGAAGACCGCGGTGCTGAGCCTGCTGCTCGACGCCTACCAGCGTCGCGACAAGGTCGGGCTGGTCACCTTCCGCGGCGCCGAGGCCGAGGTGGCGCTGCCGCCGACGCACTCCGTCGACGCCGCCGCGCAGCGGCTGGAGGACCTGCCCGCCGGCGGCCGGACCCCGCTCGCCGAGGGACTCCTGGAGGCCGCGCACCTGCTCGCCGTCGAGCGCACCCGCGACCCGCAGCGGCGGGCACTGCTCGTCGTGGTGACCGACGGCCGCGCGACCGCGGGCGCCGACGCCGTGGTCCGCTCCCGGATGGCCGCGGGCCTGCTCGCCGAGGCCGGGATCGCCAGCGTGGTCGTCGACTGCGAGTCCGGCCCGATGCGGATGGGCCTGGCCGCCACGCTCGCCGAGCACCTCGGCGCCGAGCACGTCCCGATCGGCGAGGTCAGCGCCGAGGCGCTCGTCGACGTCACCCGGAGAGCCGCATGA
- the cbiE gene encoding precorrin-6y C5,15-methyltransferase (decarboxylating) subunit CbiE translates to MTGRRITVVGIGADGHLPPASRALVGNAEVLLGGERHLDLVPAVPGQVRRPWPRPLSALPGVLKEHRGRSIVALASGDPLVSGIGTTLIRLLGPDAVDVVPAVSSVSLARARMGWSAEESAVVTLVGRDVDALRRELAPGRRLLVLSSDESTPAAVAALLEESGFGATTIHVLGDLGSGAETHAVHPCPVPRLHVLALEVAGDGFATWATGLPDDAFEHDGQLTKRDVRASALARLAPRPGDRLWDVGAGAGSVAIEWLRAHPLTTATAVEADEERAARIGRNASRLGVPRLEVVTGRAPDALAGLPTPDAVFVGGGATADGLVGLCRDALAPGGRLVAHGVTLETERLLVDAFGAHGGELTRLCVEHVTPLGGRFTGWTPARAVVQWAWTKPIEGEAP, encoded by the coding sequence GTGACCGGCCGACGGATCACCGTCGTCGGCATCGGCGCCGACGGCCACCTCCCGCCCGCCTCCCGGGCCCTGGTCGGCAACGCCGAGGTGCTGCTCGGCGGCGAGCGCCACCTCGACCTGGTGCCCGCCGTCCCCGGTCAGGTACGCCGCCCGTGGCCGCGCCCGCTGTCCGCACTGCCCGGCGTGCTGAAGGAGCACCGGGGCCGCAGCATCGTGGCCCTGGCGTCGGGCGACCCGCTGGTCTCCGGCATCGGTACGACGCTCATCCGGCTGCTCGGACCCGACGCGGTCGACGTCGTCCCGGCCGTGTCCTCGGTGTCCCTCGCGCGGGCGCGGATGGGCTGGTCGGCCGAGGAGTCCGCCGTCGTGACGCTGGTCGGCCGCGACGTCGACGCGCTGCGCCGCGAGCTCGCCCCCGGCCGGCGGCTGCTGGTGCTGTCCTCCGACGAGAGCACCCCGGCCGCGGTGGCTGCGCTGCTGGAGGAGTCCGGCTTCGGTGCCACGACGATCCACGTCCTCGGCGACCTGGGCAGTGGTGCCGAGACCCACGCGGTCCACCCCTGCCCGGTCCCGCGGCTGCACGTCCTCGCCCTCGAGGTCGCCGGCGACGGCTTCGCCACGTGGGCGACCGGGCTCCCCGACGACGCCTTCGAGCACGACGGACAGCTGACCAAGCGCGACGTCCGCGCCAGCGCCCTCGCCCGGCTCGCCCCGCGGCCCGGCGACCGGCTCTGGGACGTCGGCGCCGGGGCCGGGTCGGTCGCGATCGAGTGGCTGCGCGCGCACCCGCTCACCACCGCCACCGCGGTCGAGGCCGACGAGGAGCGCGCGGCCCGGATCGGTCGCAACGCGAGCCGGCTCGGCGTACCCCGCCTCGAGGTGGTCACCGGCCGTGCCCCCGACGCCCTCGCCGGCCTGCCCACGCCCGACGCGGTCTTCGTCGGGGGCGGCGCGACCGCGGACGGCCTGGTCGGACTGTGCCGTGACGCCCTCGCACCCGGCGGCCGGCTGGTCGCGCACGGCGTGACCCTGGAGACCGAGCGGCTGCTCGTCGACGCCTTCGGCGCCCACGGCGGCGAGCTGACCCGGCTCTGTGTCGAGCACGTCACCCCGCTGGGCGGGCGGTTCACCGGCTGGACGCCGGCCCGTGCCGTCGTGCAGTGGGCCTGGACCAAGCCGATCGAGGGAGAAGCTCCGTGA
- the cobM gene encoding precorrin-4 C(11)-methyltransferase, protein MTVHFVGAGPGAADLITLRAATLLGKADVVLYPGTYIDAEVLSHCREDADRVDTQDLDLDRITAVMVQAHVGGRDVVRLTSGDPSLYSALHEQTRRLDAAGVPWDVTPGVPAYAAAAAIVGRELTVPLVAQSVVLTRTQARSTAMPERESLAAYAATGATLVLHLAITRTRTLMAELVAHYGEDCPVAVVSRASQPEELVLRGTVGTVADLVEDAGLRQAAVILVGPALASGDQRSDAESYLYSPERVARKERLR, encoded by the coding sequence GTGACCGTGCACTTCGTCGGCGCCGGCCCCGGCGCGGCCGACCTGATCACCCTGCGCGCGGCGACCCTGCTCGGCAAGGCGGACGTCGTGCTGTACCCCGGCACCTACATCGACGCCGAGGTGCTCTCGCACTGCCGCGAGGACGCCGACCGGGTCGACACCCAGGACCTCGACCTCGACCGGATCACCGCCGTGATGGTGCAGGCGCACGTCGGCGGGCGCGACGTCGTCCGGCTCACGTCGGGCGATCCCTCGCTCTACTCCGCCCTGCACGAGCAGACCCGACGCCTCGACGCGGCCGGGGTGCCGTGGGACGTGACGCCCGGCGTGCCGGCGTACGCCGCCGCGGCAGCGATCGTCGGGCGCGAGCTGACGGTGCCACTCGTCGCGCAGTCGGTGGTGCTGACCCGTACCCAGGCACGCTCGACGGCGATGCCGGAGCGCGAGTCGCTGGCGGCGTACGCAGCGACCGGCGCGACCCTCGTGCTGCACCTCGCGATCACCCGCACCCGCACGCTGATGGCCGAGCTGGTCGCGCACTACGGCGAGGACTGCCCGGTCGCGGTCGTCTCCCGCGCCTCGCAGCCCGAGGAGCTCGTGCTGCGCGGCACCGTCGGCACCGTCGCCGACCTCGTCGAGGACGCCGGGCTGCGGCAGGCCGCCGTGATCCTGGTCGGTCCGGCGCTCGCGTCCGGCGATCAACGCTCGGACGCCGAGTCGTACCTGTACTCCCCCGAACGCGTGGCCCGCAAGGAGCGCCTCCGATGA